One window from the genome of Thermoleophilia bacterium encodes:
- a CDS encoding NADH-quinone oxidoreductase subunit C, with protein MPDAPGLELILAEINKTEAGAVIDTSFDREQASLIVDATKVIPVLKWLKETPGQEYTFLSSVHGVDYLPNTPRFAVHYEMLNRARYERLRIKALLTDPAVGDGTDDGLPHIDSCVDLFPTAEFQEREVYDFFGIVFDGHPDMRRILMPDDYVGWPQRRDFPVGGEPVIFTKDEVASPGWWQ; from the coding sequence GTGCCTGACGCACCCGGGCTGGAACTGATCCTCGCCGAGATCAACAAGACCGAGGCCGGCGCCGTAATCGACACCAGTTTCGATCGAGAACAGGCGTCGCTGATCGTCGACGCCACCAAGGTGATTCCTGTTCTCAAGTGGCTCAAGGAAACGCCGGGCCAGGAATACACGTTCCTTTCATCGGTCCATGGAGTGGACTACCTGCCGAACACTCCCCGCTTCGCGGTCCACTACGAGATGCTCAATCGCGCGCGGTATGAACGCTTGCGCATTAAGGCACTGTTGACAGACCCCGCGGTTGGGGACGGGACAGATGACGGCCTCCCGCACATCGACTCCTGTGTTGACCTGTTTCCCACTGCGGAATTTCAGGAGCGTGAGGTATACGACTTCTTCGGAATCGTGTTCGACGGCCACCCGGACATGCGCCGCATCCTCATGCCGGACGACTACGTCGGCTGGCCGCAGCGGCGGGACTTCCCGGTCGGCGGCGAACCGGTGATCTTCACGAAGGACGAAGTCGCCAGCCCGGGGTGGTGGCAATGA
- a CDS encoding NADH-quinone oxidoreductase subunit B: MAQGGTGLEIERQKLRVHSSLEQPKTPADLRARQLRARDLLRGDLEGADLDAYVEERVVTSTLEKVLNTARANSIFPATFGLACCAIEMMSTVAPRYDIARFGAEAFRASPRQADLLILSGRVSIKMAPVIRRIYDQMLEPKWAISMGACSSSGGMFSNYAVVQGADKFMPIDVHVPGCPPRPEALLYGFNMLQEKIRGNPTPGWRSRYNAHGTEEWARGGPASKPSGEALEAYEKARGVLGA, encoded by the coding sequence ATGGCGCAAGGGGGCACTGGATTGGAGATAGAACGCCAGAAGCTGCGGGTTCATTCGTCGCTGGAACAGCCGAAGACACCGGCCGACCTGCGGGCCCGCCAGCTGCGGGCCCGCGACCTGCTGCGCGGTGACCTCGAAGGCGCCGACCTCGACGCCTACGTCGAGGAACGGGTCGTCACCTCGACTCTGGAGAAGGTGCTGAACACGGCTCGCGCAAATTCGATCTTCCCGGCGACCTTCGGGCTTGCCTGCTGCGCGATCGAGATGATGTCGACCGTTGCGCCGCGGTACGACATCGCCCGGTTCGGGGCCGAGGCCTTCCGTGCCTCGCCGCGACAGGCCGACCTGCTGATCCTGTCCGGCCGGGTCTCGATCAAGATGGCCCCGGTCATCCGCCGGATCTACGACCAGATGCTCGAGCCGAAATGGGCGATCTCGATGGGCGCCTGCTCCTCGAGCGGCGGCATGTTCTCCAATTACGCCGTGGTCCAGGGCGCCGACAAGTTCATGCCGATCGACGTTCACGTGCCCGGCTGCCCGCCGCGGCCGGAAGCGCTGCTTTACGGCTTCAACATGCTTCAGGAAAAGATCCGCGGCAACCCGACGCCCGGCTGGCGCTCCCGTTACAACGCGCACGGCACCGAGGAATGGGCCCGCGGCGGACCGGCATCGAAGCCTTCCGGGGAGGCGCTCGAGGCGTACGAGAAGGCCCGGGGGGTTCTCGGTGCCTGA
- a CDS encoding NADH-quinone oxidoreductase subunit A, producing MLHQYLPILVFAALGILVGGAFATLNLLLGPKRLKDPTTSAGIRQSDPYECGLPSEISKTFRFGVSFYLIAMLFILFDIEVVFLYPVGAILNSADSVFVLAEVILFVALLFVALVYVWRKGALDWR from the coding sequence TTGCTGCACCAGTACCTGCCAATTCTCGTCTTCGCCGCTCTGGGCATTCTTGTCGGAGGGGCCTTCGCGACCCTCAACCTCCTGCTCGGTCCGAAGCGGCTGAAGGATCCGACCACCTCGGCCGGCATCCGCCAGTCCGATCCGTACGAGTGCGGCCTGCCTTCCGAGATCTCGAAGACCTTCCGGTTCGGGGTCAGCTTCTACCTGATCGCCATGCTCTTCATCCTCTTCGACATCGAGGTCGTCTTCCTCTATCCGGTCGGCGCGATCCTCAACTCGGCCGACTCGGTCTTCGTCCTGGCCGAAGTGATCCTGTTCGTGGCGCTGCTCTTCGTCGCGCTGGTCTACGTATGGCGCAAGGGGGCACTGGATTGGAGATAG
- a CDS encoding SDR family oxidoreductase, producing MHVLIAGGHGKIALFLTDLLHERGDQVRSLIRNIDHASDIKNAGGAPVVVDLEATTEEELDLVLTDIDAIIFAAGAGPGSSAERKETVDHQGATKLIEAAKRVGPSRFVIVSSTGADPDHEGDGIFDVYLRAKGEADRDLAESGLDYTIIRPVSLIDVTGSRSVSLGDEVDQTEIPREDVAGIIAEALRSDNTNGKTFRASSGDTHIEDAIQAL from the coding sequence ATGCACGTACTTATCGCGGGTGGACACGGCAAGATCGCTCTTTTCCTGACTGACCTGCTTCATGAGCGTGGTGATCAGGTGCGTTCCCTGATCCGGAACATCGACCACGCCAGCGACATCAAGAACGCCGGCGGGGCGCCTGTGGTGGTCGACCTCGAGGCGACCACGGAAGAAGAGCTCGACCTGGTGCTGACCGATATCGACGCGATCATCTTTGCCGCGGGCGCCGGCCCGGGCAGCAGCGCCGAACGCAAGGAGACGGTCGACCACCAGGGTGCCACGAAACTGATCGAGGCGGCCAAACGGGTCGGCCCGAGCCGTTTCGTGATCGTCAGCTCGACCGGCGCCGATCCCGACCACGAAGGCGACGGGATCTTCGACGTCTACCTGCGAGCCAAGGGCGAGGCCGATCGTGACCTCGCCGAGAGCGGGCTCGACTACACGATCATTCGCCCGGTCAGCCTGATCGACGTGACCGGGTCCCGGAGTGTCAGCCTCGGCGACGAGGTCGACCAGACCGAGATCCCGAGGGAGGACGTCGCCGGCATTATTGCCGAGGCCCTGCGCTCGGACAACACGAACGGCAAGACCTTCCGGGCAAGCTCCGGCGACACACACATAGAGGACGCTATTCAGGCCCTCTGA
- a CDS encoding PhzF family phenazine biosynthesis protein, whose translation MNGPGGRPLFWLDVFTDTPLLGNGLAVVLDADDVSAGTMLAFAQEVNLSETTFVQTASEAGADYRNRIWTVTDELPFAGHPSLGTAVAVAIERALESAAFTQQTQVGLQEIEVSREDGLWHAAVHQGAAEFGPFVPTAKIAPGLGLTPEQMDPELGGQIASTGLPALLAPVRDLDALAACRPDFTVLKSIDDRPEVNAYAFVYERGSRTVRARCFGADLAGIEDPATGSAAGPLLAYLQDCLDISEIVIEQGVEMGRTSHLEAKMVDGRPKVGGYVTLLSRGEVFLP comes from the coding sequence GTGAACGGGCCCGGCGGCAGGCCGCTGTTCTGGCTCGACGTCTTCACCGACACGCCGCTGCTCGGCAACGGGCTCGCCGTGGTGCTTGACGCCGACGATGTCTCCGCCGGGACCATGCTCGCCTTCGCCCAAGAGGTGAATCTCTCCGAGACCACCTTCGTCCAGACCGCAAGTGAAGCCGGAGCCGACTACCGCAACCGGATCTGGACGGTGACCGACGAGCTGCCTTTCGCCGGGCACCCTTCGCTCGGCACCGCCGTGGCGGTCGCGATCGAGCGTGCCCTCGAGTCGGCGGCCTTCACCCAGCAGACTCAGGTCGGTCTCCAGGAGATCGAGGTCTCGCGCGAAGACGGCCTTTGGCACGCGGCGGTCCATCAGGGCGCGGCCGAGTTCGGACCGTTCGTGCCGACCGCGAAGATCGCGCCTGGCCTCGGCCTGACTCCGGAGCAGATGGACCCCGAGCTGGGCGGCCAGATCGCCTCGACTGGGCTGCCCGCCCTGCTCGCCCCGGTCCGCGACCTCGACGCGCTGGCCGCCTGCCGGCCCGACTTCACCGTTCTCAAGTCGATCGACGACCGGCCCGAGGTCAATGCCTACGCCTTCGTCTACGAGCGCGGCTCCCGCACGGTCCGGGCCCGCTGCTTCGGCGCCGACCTCGCCGGAATCGAAGACCCCGCGACCGGCTCGGCCGCCGGACCCCTCCTCGCCTACCTCCAGGACTGCCTCGACATCAGCGAAATCGTGATCGAGCAAGGCGTCGAAATGGGCCGAACCTCCCACCTCGAAGCGAAAATGGTCGACGGCCGTCCCAAGGTCGGAGGGTACGTCACATTGCTGAGCCGCGGAGAAGTATTTCTGCCCTGA
- a CDS encoding flavin reductase family protein, protein MAVPDPQEFRQVVGLLPTGVTVVTAFTPDGPAGATASAVCSLSLTPMMMLVCLDRGSRTLPAVESAGRFGINVLGLDQRAAAEIFATKAPLPEKWESVEWRSHLDVPVIKGCPAHIVCGLHEVIDGGDHVILTGDVIEVEAEPGEPLVYHGGLFRRLDPENP, encoded by the coding sequence ATGGCCGTCCCCGATCCACAAGAGTTCCGCCAGGTGGTTGGCCTGCTGCCCACGGGAGTGACCGTCGTGACCGCGTTCACCCCCGATGGACCGGCAGGCGCGACGGCCTCAGCGGTCTGTTCCCTGTCGCTCACGCCGATGATGATGCTGGTCTGTCTCGATCGCGGGTCGCGCACCCTGCCCGCCGTCGAGAGTGCCGGCCGCTTCGGCATCAACGTGCTCGGGCTCGACCAGCGGGCCGCGGCCGAGATTTTCGCGACCAAGGCGCCGCTCCCCGAGAAGTGGGAATCGGTCGAGTGGCGGAGCCACCTCGACGTACCGGTGATCAAGGGTTGCCCGGCCCACATCGTCTGCGGCCTGCACGAGGTGATCGACGGCGGCGACCACGTGATCCTGACCGGTGACGTGATCGAGGTCGAAGCCGAACCGGGCGAGCCGCTGGTCTACCACGGCGGCCTCTTCCGGCGCCTGGATCCGGAAAACCCGTGA
- a CDS encoding c-type cytochrome — translation MRAVLITTLAVAAACGLSACGFGEGGITVSQDEPEYHGAELFAANCAGCHTLSPAGTEGTGNRGTRVQGPNLDQRTETYDSALFVIQNGGSSGAIMPQNIVVGDEAEEVARFVAKYAGSDAGDE, via the coding sequence GTGCGTGCCGTACTGATCACAACCCTCGCCGTCGCCGCCGCCTGCGGGCTCTCTGCCTGTGGTTTCGGCGAGGGCGGCATCACGGTTTCCCAGGACGAGCCGGAATACCACGGGGCCGAGCTCTTCGCCGCCAACTGCGCCGGCTGCCACACGCTGAGCCCCGCCGGGACCGAAGGCACCGGCAACCGGGGAACCCGTGTCCAGGGGCCGAATCTGGACCAGCGCACCGAAACTTACGACTCCGCCCTGTTCGTCATCCAGAACGGCGGGTCCTCCGGCGCGATCATGCCACAGAACATCGTCGTCGGCGATGAAGCTGAAGAGGTCGCTCGCTTCGTCGCCAAGTACGCCGGTAGCGACGCCGGCGACGAATAG
- the serS gene encoding serine--tRNA ligase, which translates to MLDLKLIRSEPDRIKAALARRGAAESIDELLELDARRRTLLPEIEAARGERRTASDRIGEAKKAGEDATDAIAAVKELKGRLETLENELADVEGKRDRIAISLPNIPADSSPDGFTDEDAVTIREVGVPPDFDFEARDHLELAEAGGMIDMEAAAKTSGTRFAYLKGDLAMLEFSLVQYAMSVLREEGHEPVIPPVLVREEALIGTGFLPGDRDQIYELPKDELYLVGTAEVPLAALHLDHIFEADQLPVRYAGFSTCFRREAGAAGRDTRGIFRVHQFDKVEMFSFVEPSMATEEHERILGIEERILTELGLPYRVVDVAVGDLGSSAAKKFDCEAWIPSQNRYRELTSCSNTTDFQARRLACRYRPEAGGGTEFVNTLNGTAVAVGRTLIALMENHQREDGSVSLPEVLRAFGAPETIG; encoded by the coding sequence GTGCTCGACCTGAAACTGATCCGGTCCGAGCCCGATCGGATCAAGGCTGCCCTCGCCCGGCGCGGAGCGGCTGAATCGATCGACGAGCTGCTCGAACTCGACGCGCGGCGCCGGACCCTGCTGCCCGAGATCGAAGCCGCCCGCGGCGAGCGCCGCACCGCCTCCGACAGGATCGGCGAGGCGAAGAAGGCCGGCGAAGACGCCACTGATGCGATTGCGGCGGTCAAGGAACTGAAGGGTCGCCTCGAGACGCTCGAAAACGAGCTGGCCGATGTCGAAGGAAAGCGGGACCGGATCGCGATCTCGCTGCCCAACATCCCGGCCGACTCGAGTCCCGACGGCTTCACCGACGAAGACGCGGTGACCATCCGCGAAGTCGGGGTGCCTCCGGATTTCGACTTCGAAGCGCGTGACCACCTCGAACTGGCCGAAGCCGGCGGCATGATCGACATGGAGGCTGCGGCCAAGACCTCCGGAACCCGCTTCGCCTACCTCAAGGGCGACCTGGCGATGCTCGAGTTCTCGCTGGTCCAGTACGCGATGAGCGTGCTGCGCGAAGAAGGCCACGAGCCGGTGATCCCACCGGTCCTGGTCCGCGAGGAAGCCCTGATCGGCACCGGATTCCTGCCGGGCGACCGTGATCAGATCTACGAACTTCCCAAGGACGAGCTCTACCTGGTCGGCACGGCGGAAGTGCCACTGGCCGCCCTGCACCTCGACCACATCTTCGAAGCTGACCAGCTGCCGGTCCGTTACGCCGGTTTCTCGACCTGCTTCCGGCGCGAAGCGGGCGCCGCCGGCCGCGACACCCGCGGCATCTTCCGGGTCCACCAGTTCGACAAGGTCGAGATGTTCTCGTTCGTCGAGCCTTCGATGGCTACGGAAGAGCACGAGCGCATTCTTGGCATCGAAGAGAGGATCCTCACCGAGCTCGGACTCCCCTATCGGGTGGTCGACGTCGCGGTCGGCGACCTCGGCTCCTCGGCCGCCAAGAAGTTCGACTGCGAAGCGTGGATCCCGAGCCAGAACCGTTACCGGGAGCTGACTTCGTGTTCGAACACGACCGATTTCCAGGCGCGACGCCTCGCTTGCCGGTACCGCCCCGAAGCCGGCGGCGGAACCGAGTTCGTCAACACCCTTAACGGCACCGCGGTCGCCGTCGGCCGGACTCTGATCGCACTGATGGAAAACCACCAGCGGGAGGACGGCTCGGTCAGTCTGCCGGAGGTCCTGCGCGCCTTCGGAGCACCTGAAACAATCGGCTGA
- a CDS encoding response regulator transcription factor, whose amino-acid sequence MEPRRVVICDDHEIVREALKARISHAPGLEVAGEAVDGAEVVGLTLRLKPDLLIIDVEMPKANGISAIEAILAEEPKIRILIFTAHRHPNVIDLAARTGASGYLPKSASASEIETAAEAVLSGGTYFPEKRRSDSDDSDELERLQLLSPRERQILDLLAGGMRAQGVAAEIGIQTATVYTHVRNVVLKLEVDTRTQAVAIATKYSFLNPVPDPPPV is encoded by the coding sequence ATGGAGCCGAGACGGGTCGTCATCTGCGATGACCACGAAATCGTCCGCGAAGCACTCAAAGCGAGGATCAGCCACGCGCCCGGCCTCGAGGTCGCGGGTGAGGCAGTTGACGGGGCCGAGGTGGTGGGCCTCACCCTGCGGCTCAAGCCCGACCTGCTGATCATCGACGTTGAGATGCCGAAAGCCAACGGCATCAGCGCGATCGAAGCGATCCTCGCCGAAGAGCCGAAAATCAGGATCCTGATCTTCACCGCTCACCGACACCCGAACGTGATCGACCTCGCCGCCCGAACCGGCGCTTCGGGCTACCTGCCCAAGTCGGCGTCCGCCTCAGAGATCGAGACCGCGGCCGAAGCGGTGCTCTCCGGGGGCACCTACTTCCCCGAGAAACGCCGTTCGGACTCCGACGACAGTGACGAACTCGAGCGCCTGCAGCTGCTGTCACCGCGCGAGCGGCAGATCCTCGACCTGCTGGCCGGCGGCATGAGGGCCCAGGGCGTGGCCGCCGAGATCGGGATCCAGACCGCCACCGTCTACACCCATGTGCGCAACGTGGTGCTGAAGCTCGAGGTCGACACCCGCACCCAGGCGGTCGCCATCGCGACCAAATACTCGTTCCTCAACCCGGTACCGGACCCGCCGCCGGTCTGA
- the msrB gene encoding peptide-methionine (R)-S-oxide reductase MsrB — protein sequence MSEQPKITMPDSELRGKLSSEAYEVTQKAHTERPFTSTLNENKATGAYNCVVCGTELFSSDAKFDSGTGWPSFTEPANLEHVELHTDRTLGMKRTEVICKNCHAHLGHVFPDGPGSTGDRYCINGCALEFSEK from the coding sequence ATGAGTGAACAACCCAAAATCACCATGCCTGATTCGGAATTGAGGGGAAAACTCTCTTCCGAAGCATACGAAGTGACCCAGAAGGCCCACACCGAGCGGCCCTTCACTTCGACCCTCAACGAAAACAAGGCGACCGGCGCCTACAACTGCGTCGTCTGTGGCACCGAGCTCTTCAGCTCCGACGCGAAGTTCGACTCCGGGACCGGCTGGCCCAGTTTCACCGAGCCCGCCAACCTGGAGCACGTCGAGCTCCACACCGACCGGACCCTGGGCATGAAGCGGACCGAAGTCATCTGCAAGAACTGCCACGCCCACCTCGGCCACGTCTTCCCGGACGGCCCCGGCTCGACCGGCGACCGTTACTGCATCAACGGCTGCGCTCTGGAGTTCAGCGAGAAATAA
- the acs gene encoding acetate--CoA ligase → MADEPELDVLLKTEQTFPPPPDFAANASFRDPAVYERAAADPEAWWADWAEQLEWIEPWQQVLDWSDPPWAKWFTGGKLNVSVNCLDRHVQAGKGEKVAFHWEAEDAGETGEAGRLGITYDWLLDQTQRFANVMKGLGVGKGDVVGIYMPMVPEAAVAMLACTRIGAVHNVVFGGFSAESVKERMEVSGAKLLVTADATLRRGSPMPMKTSIEVIFDELPAMKSVVVVDRCGTDPPMTEGRDHFWAESVEAADPVCEPEPMDAEDPLFLLYTSGSTAKPKGIVHTTGGYLTQVAATHKMVFDLKEDDVYWCAADIGWVTGHSYIVYGPLANGATSIMYEGAPDYPEKDRWWEIAERYGATILYTAPTVIRSFMKWGEELVQKHDLSKLRLLGSVGEPINPRAWLWYHEHIGGGRCPIVDTWWQTETGAIMISPLPGLTTTKPGSATVPLPGIEAKILDSEGKPVEEGGGTLVLTRPWPGMARTLYGEPERYVKAYWERYGPETYLVGDAARRDEDGYFWIVGRIDDVINVSGHRLSTMEIESALVSHPGVAEAAVIGVHDEDTGQAIVTFVTPQDGSSGGDEFTAELREHVAERIGKLARPKKFFYADDLPKTRSGKIMRRLLRDIADDKDLGDVSTLRDPSVVDDLTTQVEASK, encoded by the coding sequence ATGGCCGACGAGCCCGAACTCGATGTACTGCTGAAGACCGAGCAGACCTTCCCGCCTCCCCCTGACTTTGCGGCCAATGCTTCTTTCCGGGATCCCGCCGTCTACGAGCGGGCCGCGGCCGACCCCGAGGCCTGGTGGGCCGACTGGGCGGAGCAGCTCGAGTGGATCGAGCCCTGGCAGCAGGTACTCGATTGGAGTGACCCCCCGTGGGCCAAGTGGTTCACCGGGGGCAAGCTGAACGTCTCGGTCAACTGTCTCGATCGCCACGTACAGGCCGGCAAGGGCGAGAAGGTCGCTTTCCACTGGGAAGCCGAGGACGCCGGCGAGACCGGTGAAGCCGGACGCCTCGGGATCACTTATGACTGGCTGCTCGACCAGACCCAGCGCTTCGCCAACGTCATGAAGGGCCTCGGCGTCGGCAAGGGCGACGTGGTGGGCATCTACATGCCGATGGTCCCCGAAGCCGCGGTGGCGATGCTGGCCTGCACGCGGATCGGCGCGGTCCACAACGTCGTCTTCGGCGGCTTTTCGGCCGAATCGGTCAAGGAGCGCATGGAGGTCTCCGGCGCGAAGCTGCTGGTCACGGCCGACGCGACGCTCCGCCGGGGCAGCCCGATGCCGATGAAGACCTCGATCGAAGTGATCTTCGACGAGCTTCCCGCGATGAAGAGCGTGGTCGTGGTCGACCGTTGCGGCACCGACCCGCCGATGACCGAGGGCCGCGACCACTTCTGGGCCGAATCGGTCGAGGCGGCCGACCCGGTCTGCGAGCCGGAGCCGATGGACGCCGAGGACCCGCTCTTCCTGCTTTACACCTCCGGCTCTACCGCGAAACCGAAAGGAATCGTCCACACGACCGGCGGCTACCTCACCCAGGTGGCGGCCACCCACAAGATGGTCTTCGACCTCAAAGAGGACGATGTCTACTGGTGCGCGGCCGACATCGGCTGGGTCACCGGACACTCCTACATCGTCTACGGACCGCTCGCCAACGGGGCGACTTCGATCATGTACGAGGGTGCCCCCGACTACCCGGAGAAGGACCGCTGGTGGGAGATCGCCGAGCGCTACGGCGCGACCATCCTCTACACCGCACCGACCGTGATTCGCTCCTTCATGAAGTGGGGCGAGGAGCTCGTTCAGAAGCACGACCTTTCGAAGCTCCGCCTGCTCGGGTCGGTCGGCGAGCCGATAAACCCGCGCGCCTGGCTCTGGTACCACGAGCACATCGGCGGCGGGCGTTGCCCGATCGTCGACACGTGGTGGCAGACGGAAACCGGCGCGATCATGATCAGCCCGCTTCCGGGCCTGACCACCACCAAGCCGGGTTCGGCGACGGTGCCGCTCCCCGGGATCGAAGCCAAGATCCTCGACAGCGAAGGCAAGCCGGTCGAAGAAGGCGGCGGCACCCTGGTGCTGACCAGGCCGTGGCCGGGGATGGCCCGCACGCTTTACGGCGAGCCCGAGCGTTACGTCAAGGCCTACTGGGAGCGCTACGGCCCCGAGACCTATCTGGTCGGCGACGCCGCCCGGCGCGACGAGGACGGCTACTTCTGGATCGTCGGCCGGATCGACGACGTGATCAACGTCTCCGGGCACCGGCTCTCGACCATGGAGATCGAATCGGCCCTGGTTTCACACCCAGGAGTCGCCGAGGCGGCCGTGATCGGCGTCCACGACGAAGACACCGGACAGGCAATCGTCACTTTCGTGACTCCGCAGGACGGTAGCAGCGGTGGCGACGAGTTCACTGCGGAATTGCGCGAGCATGTCGCCGAACGGATCGGCAAGCTGGCCCGGCCGAAGAAGTTCTTCTACGCCGACGACCTGCCGAAGACCCGTTCCGGCAAGATCATGCGCCGCCTGCTGCGCGACATTGCCGACGACAAGGACCTGGGCGACGTCAGCACCCTGCGCGACCCGTCCGTTGTCGACGATCTGACCACACAGGTCGAAGCGTCAAAATAG
- a CDS encoding sulfotransferase: MPIFIVGAPCSGQNALVAGLSLSPGLVNTSGTDFAEVAGVEIDPSTPEGDAVNAGSLSEVQIAEARCWTTDQLGEAAEKTGSPQVPLRTIGGLPRDSLRIGMLDAIFPDCRFVYVNRDPAEALTRMAAIWNAGTVVTHPGLPGWDGPEWTLPLIPDWAELNGRPVDEVVQAQWLSLTTTAFDALEQLSPDRWCVSDFSQLTGRLDDETQRLCRFLEMGWHAGVSRQVAATLAAAEQEFAKLGLEEEIEPDGPVKAASDRAISLIADTAPRKNPGAPEAGPRSTSTGTCPRSLRSWSRKAPTTPASCRASAISPATSRSTTSTSSATRSGWSRPASPAWPRSTPPTTSCLGGPRLSSPKSPPATAAT, translated from the coding sequence GTGCCGATCTTCATCGTCGGTGCTCCCTGCTCGGGCCAGAACGCGCTCGTCGCGGGGCTGAGCCTCAGCCCCGGACTGGTCAATACGAGCGGCACCGATTTCGCCGAGGTCGCGGGAGTCGAGATCGACCCTTCGACGCCCGAAGGGGACGCCGTGAATGCCGGTTCCCTGTCCGAGGTCCAGATCGCCGAGGCCCGGTGCTGGACCACTGATCAGCTCGGCGAGGCGGCAGAGAAAACCGGCTCGCCCCAGGTGCCTCTGCGAACGATCGGTGGCCTCCCCCGTGATTCGTTGCGGATCGGCATGCTCGATGCGATCTTCCCGGACTGCCGCTTCGTCTACGTGAACCGGGACCCGGCCGAAGCTTTGACCCGAATGGCCGCGATCTGGAATGCAGGCACGGTGGTCACCCATCCCGGCCTGCCCGGCTGGGACGGTCCCGAGTGGACCCTGCCGCTGATTCCGGACTGGGCTGAGCTGAACGGTCGGCCGGTTGATGAAGTCGTTCAGGCCCAGTGGCTGAGCCTGACCACGACCGCGTTCGACGCGCTCGAGCAGCTCTCGCCCGACCGCTGGTGCGTCAGCGACTTCAGCCAGTTGACCGGGAGACTCGACGACGAGACCCAGCGCCTCTGCCGCTTCCTGGAGATGGGCTGGCACGCAGGCGTCAGCCGCCAGGTCGCTGCGACGCTCGCTGCTGCCGAGCAGGAGTTCGCCAAGCTCGGCCTCGAAGAGGAGATCGAGCCGGATGGACCGGTCAAGGCGGCCTCGGACCGCGCCATCAGCCTGATCGCCGACACCGCGCCTCGTAAGAACCCCGGCGCTCCGGAAGCCGGTCCGAGGTCCACGAGTACCGGAACATGCCCGAGGTCGCTCCGAAGCTGGAGCCGGAAGGCACCCACGACGCCTGCTTCCTGCCGCGCAAGCGCCATTTCACCGGCGACATCGCGATCCACGACGTCGACTTCGTCGGCGACGAGATCTGGCTGGTCGCGACCGGCCTCTCCTGCCTGGCCACGCTCGACACCACCCACAACCTCGTGCCTCGGTGGACCCCGCCTTTCATCACCGAAATCGCCGCCGGCGACCGCTGCCACCTGA
- a CDS encoding TIGR03032 family protein, whose protein sequence is MPRWTPPFITEIAAGDRCHLNGLALRDGQPRYVTMLGTSNEPGGWRKHKASGGVLFDIQKNEPVTEHISMPHSPRWYRDDLWLLESGAGTLCKVNKKTGYLTTVAELPGFTRGLSFSGDLAFVGLSQIRETATFGGLPISERATELECGVWIVDIETGDTVGFIRFEEQVQEIFDVALMEGKRYPEIAEPGSTAALNSFQLPA, encoded by the coding sequence GTGCCTCGGTGGACCCCGCCTTTCATCACCGAAATCGCCGCCGGCGACCGCTGCCACCTGAACGGTCTCGCGCTGCGCGACGGCCAGCCGCGGTACGTGACCATGCTCGGGACGTCGAACGAGCCCGGAGGCTGGCGGAAGCACAAGGCGTCGGGCGGCGTCCTCTTCGATATCCAGAAGAACGAGCCCGTGACCGAACACATCTCGATGCCCCATTCACCGCGCTGGTACCGCGATGACCTCTGGCTGCTCGAGTCGGGAGCCGGCACCTTGTGCAAGGTCAACAAGAAGACCGGCTATCTGACCACCGTGGCCGAACTCCCGGGATTCACCCGCGGTCTTTCGTTCTCTGGGGATCTCGCTTTCGTCGGTCTGTCACAGATCCGCGAAACGGCGACCTTCGGTGGCCTGCCGATCTCGGAAAGGGCAACCGAGCTCGAATGCGGCGTGTGGATCGTCGACATCGAAACCGGCGACACGGTCGGCTTCATCCGCTTCGAGGAACAGGTCCAGGAGATCTTCGACGTCGCCCTGATGGAAGGCAAGCGCTACCCGGAGATCGCCGAGCCGGGCAGCACCGCCGCCCTGAATTCCTTCCAGCTGCCCGCGTAG